The genome window TTTAtattagtttaataattagaattttttaaatttggagtgaattttgcaattttctaataatgctaaaactcagggtgttaTTACCAGCATGCAAgttgtaaaacaaaactttataaaaataggcGTAAGATGTTTAAAAACACTTGTCTTCTCCGAAGTGCTGCTCAAAGTCACCGAAGTCTTGATCTTGGATGTTGTCGAACGCTTTCGAGACAAACTCCTCTACACGCGAACAAACAAGTAACACTAGGAATAAGCACTAAAAAACATAATAAACACAAGCTAGATCACAAATTTAGGATGATTTTGGGCGTAAAAACCGTACAAATCGGAGAAACGACACGAAAACTATAGCTAAACTAATTTTTAAACCGCTAAAAAAGaacgaaaactatttttctagaattaaatctaattttaaaagtcctaaaacatttatttaaagttttatggaattattttatagcataaaactgAATAAAAcaatttatagaatttatttacatttttctagaaataaaaataattttatatgcaaaaaaaacctattaaaagcatttattttatcaaagaaaccatttttaaacattatcagaattaatctgtattttctaaaactattttccaaattaaaaacatttttaataacatttttaataatttttacactagaaaaacattaaataacatttatagaaataaaaaatagagctaaaaacatattaaaacatttatctaaattattttctattttctggaatttttttagacaaaaaCCTATTGTTGGACTAAACAAATTATCGTGAATTATTCTTCTAAAGAAAATTCAAATTACTGCGCAACGATGATATCATTAGGCTAACCAGGCTCCTAACACGACGAAACACATTGACCAGACTCGCCACATAGGATGAAAATGCCTACATGGCTTGTTGATATGGCAAGGTGATTGAGCGAAAGGATAATTAAATCTAGGCCCTTGATTTCTAATCGGATGGCTTTGATCGACTATGAGCGAAGGGGGTACGTTACCTTTAATCCTAGTCGATTGCTTGTGATCCGAGGACGGGGAGATGGCTACCTCAACTCCGACGGGCGcaacgacgacgaggaggctcGGGACGACGGAGGACGGCCAGGGAAGAGCGGAGACGGCGCTGCAATGCTTAGGAGTCGACGATGAACGGCGGAGTGCAACCAGATGAAGGCGATGGACTTGTTTGTCAGGGTTACATGCGTCGAGGGAGACCAAGATGGCTTGGTGGTGTCGAGCTTCAACGGCGAAGGTCCAGCGGCCTCTGGAACTCGAATGAGGTGGCAGAACTTGACAATTGTTGGTCGAGGACGTCGGGATGCGGTCGACGAACACGAGCGAAGGCTCGAACGACGTCGAGGAGGGCTGGAGTGGCACATCGACGATGATGGGATGCAGCAGAGCTACGACGGTGTCGTGAAGTCATTCTGGTGGTGCAAACTCGACGAGATTGAAGGGCTTGAGCGCGGTGTAGCGAAAGGAGCCTTAGTCTGAGATTTGATTTGGGTTTTATAGATGCGAAGAGCGGAATTGAGTTGGCCGACGGGTCTTTAATGCGACGATGAGAAATTAGACATCAGTTTCCTTATTTCCGTCCTCTTTCCTTCACCAATTGATCACGGTGTGATATTACTCTTCAATGCGGCGTCGGTTGCCATACATGGGTGCCTGTTTGCCTTTAATCGAGCGCGAAAACGGGGATTTGAATCGGGCGCTGGGTGTACACaggaaaggaaagagaagatTCGGGGAAAGGGGAAGGATATGACAAGCAGGACCCACATGGCAGTGACAGAgggtgagagaaagagagaattCAAAGAGGGAGAGGCAAAAACCGGCGTGACAGTGAATGGCGGGAGAATCTCTCTGGAACGTTCAATATCAATGGGCTGACGCGCGTGAACAAGAAACTCTTTGTTCCGGGAGAGCTAGTCAGTGACGTTCCATGGAGGTTGTATCTTTGCGATGACAGAACCTTTGCTCAGCTTGGCAGCAACTTTTGCTATCATTTTGTGCTTCAATTGAGTAGCTTGTGGTTACAAGTTTGTGGATAATGCGTTGTAGGCAATACAGGGTTATAGACACGAGTTACAAACCTTTCTACATGTAAAGTTGAAAAGATCGGTGGACTAAGAGATTATTTTGCTATAAAGATAGCGGAATATCTTTGCTTGTGTGCACTATGTTAAATTTTAATAAAGCAAGCTTATTGAAAATAAAGTTAGAAGATACATAAAGTAGTTTCTCCCTTGAAAGAAAAATTACCAATATTTTGTGCTCTAGAATCATAATGTTGAAAACATCTGTTAAGATTCCAAAAGATATATAATGTAAACTGGAGTACTATACATCGATATGCTGAGTTTTTACGACAACTGGATGACTAATCTAACAGTAGGAAAATGTATGACGATGTGGAACTATAGTAGTTTGTGTTTTGCATTGACTTTTATAAGAgcaataaaccaacaaaatacCTTACATCTACAATACACGGCCTGCCTTGCTGCTATATGCAATTACACAGGCCAAACCGAGGAGGTTCGTGGGACAAAAAGGAAAGCAACAACAGATTACAAATGTTATCCTTTACACTGCAGCTACATACAGGCCATGCATGTACCCTACTTATAAGAGAGAGCTACTTTGGAGAAGAGAGTTTGTTAGGGTCATTATCGTGCTTCAGCGAAGAGTCTCCAGTCACTAATTCATGGAAGGCTTCTACTTTCACAGGCGGCATTCTCATGCCATATGCACTCCTGCAATGGAAATAATGGGTTAAACAAGATAGCAGCAAAGAATGGTCAAACGGACAGCTCAAATCGTGAATCGTTGGTTGGCACTTACATTGATGGGACTTGTTTCAACTGCTGTTCTAGTTGAGCATTCTGATTTGCTGGCATGGTCATATGCTGAAGTTGCTGCTGCtgaagttgttgttgctgattaagctgctgctgctgctgatgttgaagttgctgctgctgattaagctgctgctgctgctgattaagttgttgttgctgctgctgctgctggaggtgTTGCTGCTGAagttgttgctgttgctgctgctgctggagttgctgctgctggagttgttgctgctgctgctgcaacagTTGCTGGTGCcttagatgcaattgatgtCTACTAAGAGATCCATACAGGCCATCAATTTGAGAATCCATGTTGTTCTCAGTCTTCACATTCACCATAGGCTGGTTCTTGTCTGCCATCATAAGAGGACCACGGGGGCTGGTCATTTGGTTGCGCCTCAACCACTGTTGCTGCTGCAGAAGCTGCTGCTGTTGTGGTGTCAAGTTCTGGAGTGTCATTTGTGGAGGAAACTGCCTTGGAAGCTGTCAATTGCCCGGATGTATACAATGTTAGTATCGATTGAAGCAGCATAAAACAACAATATTATGCTCTCAAAGATAAATATTTCAGCAACTGATAGCAGTCCCAAGTATGCATAGCTATATATAGGGAATAATTATACCATGCCTGATAACAGAAATTTCATGAACCATTTGATTGAAACAGCTTAGGTAGTTGAAGAACAAAGGATTCCAAAGAACAAATATACTAGAAAAGTTTCTCATCCTGGTGTTGACTGACAAACTGCTGCTGTTAAATGGATCCTCAAGGCTAGGCTGATTCAATAAAACTTGCTGGTTTAGCAGGTATATACTAGGGAGTAAATGTTACTACAAATTCATTCTCTGTTAAAAGTTCAAAAGAATGGGGATTAACAGAGAATGGGCAGTTCTCATTCTGAGTTATCAACGTTCTTCTGCACCCATTCTAGAAAAGTCACGTATGGTACTTGCATTCATCATAAGGGATCTATTTCAGAGTGTCCTTTCAAAATCTGAAAGACATCTGAACAGGAACCGACCAAATCGGACAGATTTAAGCTAAGCCACCACCTGATGAATTCCTTAATAAAACTAACAATAATGTCAGCCAGGAGCATTTCTTGTCACTGGTAACCTACCAAAAGCTAGCTACAGTAGCATTATACAACTATTGGGGTCCAAAACAAACCGAGAACGTAAATCGAATTCCCCTGACAACCAGTTTAGATAACGGCGATATCTCGACCCTGCAGTCAAAATTGAGCACCAAGCAATATCTACTCCCAACAATTGAGTTGAGTGGCAGGCAGCCTAGATCACCATATGGCTTGTTTAGTTGGCTAAACTGCTAAATCCACTCATCCTTGCATGGTTATGGGTAGACGCAGGATAAGCGATTCTTCGATTCTAATAAAACTATTGTTCTCAGGAAGAAATTACATATGCAATGGAAAATTGGTGTACAGAGAATAAACCAAGCTGCACAACAATAAAGTATGGTGAACTAGCAGTAAGTGACAACCTGCTGGGCATGAAGAAGGGAATTTTGATTTTGTGACTGAAGAACTTGTGCATCGTGATGAATTGGGTGGTTGACCACTCTACTCCCCATCTTTGTAATCTCCATCAAGGGTCCAATGTTACTACatgttacataaaaaaaaaaaaatcgcaatCAGGACCTCAGCAGCTATAATCTAAATAATTTATGGATCTACCATAATACTGATAAATATAGAATGAACCTTTATCAAGATGTCAACAGATGTTATGACAGTTTATTTTAGCCATTTCAAATGAAGGAAGATGTTTGGGCAAGGTAGTAATGTAGTATGCCACGAGCCCCAACCATGCTCCAGCAAATTGGCAGTGAAGAGTAATAAGCAAGCAAGTAAAACTAGGAAAAACACAACAAGCAGCCAAGCATACAAATCTAAAACCTTCACAGATACCACTGTAAGCTGCAAAGTGTAGAATGTGTGGCAGCATGAGTCTCTGCTCTGAAGCTAAGTGAAAAGATGTAAAGATATGATGGAATATCTAGCCATTGGGCCCGTAAAGTCAGTGTGTGTAGGAGTGTCTAAATAGTAGTGGGACCCTGTCAAACAGTGATGAACAGAAAACAATGGCTCACTATTCCTGCCATCTTTGCCCATTCCTCCTATGGTCCCTTTTGCTTACCTCATCTCCAAGTTCGATCTGATTCAAAGTGGTTGGTGCCTGGGTGGAACATAACACTGATAACAGTACAGACACATGACAAGCTTGCATGGGGAAGGATGTAATTAATGACTGCAGGGATATAGCTTCAGCGTGGAAGTGCATTTGATTTCTCCAATTCAGCTTCTAGTAATACATACATGTTTACAATGAGTTACATAAAGAAAAGTTCCCTTGATAACCGGAAGAGGAAGACAGTTAGTGCCCTTTGCAGTGCCAGTATCAAAATTTCCCTATTTACAATGGACCAGTAAATCTATCAAAATGGTTGTAACAGCAGACATCAGTTTATGAATCAAGGTATAAACTCTCCTACATGGACTATTCAAGCCAGTTGTACAATACACTCTCCAAGTCCTGAGCAGAAACACCGGAAAGAGCAAAAGGAATACACACAAAATAGACAGTAACACACTTATATATAATAGGATTAACGTACCTGTATCCAACAGTCTGTAAGAACATCTTGAGGAGTTCAATAGATGAAAATTGCTTCCTGTAGCTGTCAGTTAGAAGCTTCAAGTTGCGTCCTAGCTTACATATGTGCTTAATTATTATTTCTGAAAGAACATCAATAGACACTGCAGTTCCACTTTCAAAGCCTGAGTTCGCTAAGTAGCGAGCAACCAACTTCCGTGTCATAATCAATGCTTGCTCTTGACTTAAAGATTTCCCTTCTACTCTAGATCCATCTTTTCCTCTATATTTGTTTCCTGTCTTGTAATACTCAGGCATCATACCAAACCTTTCGAGCATTACAGTGTTGCGGCTAACAGGTGCTGGTAAATTATCAAGAACCCCATGAACTTCTATTTCGTTGGTCCTAGATATCCCATCTGTTCTCGGAATTGCACTTTCTGGAACACAGTCAGCTGGAAATCTAATTTCTGGAATGAAAGTTTCATCTGTTAAATCTCCAGCATTCTTTGAGTGCAGGGTAGGGCCATTTTCCAACATGGGGGCAGATATGCTGGAACCCTGACCATCCATAAATACGGTCCTCTTCCTTTTATGTACACTGCAAACCTTAAGATAGTCAGACATTCCCTCCGGTGTTCTCTTTGGTATTTCTTGGTCACCTGAGCGAAGCTTGCTATGCCATGTCCTGAATTTTTCAGCATATTGCTTGTACCACGTGTCAGGTAATTCGTCATATCGATTATGCCTTTGAGACAACATTGAACCGTCCCTGCTTGGACTAAACACAGTTCTAGAATGCATCTGCAGCACACGGGAAGTCTCAAAACATCAGAATATAGCAGATGAATTGATGCTATCTTTAGTTAGCATGTCAGGATTGCAACTATGCCACATACCAAACAGTATACAGAATGTGATGGACACTTAAGGACCACATTCAATGGTCAGGGCTTTGATTCGCTAAACTTATGGTGCATGGCatgaaattatatttgataCAATGGCAGCATACATTGATCAACCCAGCAGGCTGTAGCAAGACAAGTAGCCAACATTTCATTGTCCTATCAAAAACCTGGTTTTACATAAATAATATGTTAACAGATCATAACCTCACCAGTAGCTATATGGACGGGAACTTTTCAGGTAATGGGCAACTCAAGAATCTAATTAATAATCTCCCCAGTAGCTATATGTCCAGGAGTTTTTCAGGTAATGGGCAACTCTAGAATCTAGATAAGAATTAACAGCAATGATACCTCTACGAGAAAAACGGCTTCATATAACAACTAACATGTCGCAAAGATGCTTAACTAGAAAAATAATGCAAGGCGTttgaaatcaaataaaactaCAAAGTACAACATGAACTGCATGCTATACTGGGCGCGACTTGCACTGTTGCATAGATGCAGCACATCACTC of Phragmites australis chromosome 3, lpPhrAust1.1, whole genome shotgun sequence contains these proteins:
- the LOC133913559 gene encoding uncharacterized protein LOC133913559 isoform X1; its protein translation is MAAAAAQLLGDDGRGYELARRLEACGAWRAWLGDDAAHAALAQHLTSPSTWDAFLYPAASPSPPPRPLLLLQLRVRALLFDKASAALLGRGADPTGLHSVNANYLQLHGDDIYFSLEDEQEDHTQHQMHSRTVFSPSRDGSMLSQRHNRYDELPDTWYKQYAEKFRTWHSKLRSGDQEIPKRTPEGMSDYLKVCSVHKRKRTVFMDGQGSSISAPMLENGPTLHSKNAGDLTDETFIPEIRFPADCVPESAIPRTDGISRTNEIEVHGVLDNLPAPVSRNTVMLERFGMMPEYYKTGNKYRGKDGSRVEGKSLSQEQALIMTRKLVARYLANSGFESGTAVSIDVLSEIIIKHICKLGRNLKLLTDSYRKQFSSIELLKMFLQTVGYSNIGPLMEITKMGSRVVNHPIHHDAQVLQSQNQNSLLHAQQLPRQFPPQMTLQNLTPQQQQLLQQQQWLRRNQMTSPRGPLMMADKNQPMVNVKTENNMDSQIDGLYGSLSRHQLHLRHQQLLQQQQQQLQQQQLQQQQQQQQLQQQHLQQQQQQQQLNQQQQQLNQQQQLQHQQQQQLNQQQQLQQQQLQHMTMPANQNAQLEQQLKQVPSMSAYGMRMPPVKVEAFHELVTGDSSLKHDNDPNKLSSPK
- the LOC133913559 gene encoding uncharacterized protein LOC133913559 isoform X2, whose protein sequence is MHSRTVFSPSRDGSMLSQRHNRYDELPDTWYKQYAEKFRTWHSKLRSGDQEIPKRTPEGMSDYLKVCSVHKRKRTVFMDGQGSSISAPMLENGPTLHSKNAGDLTDETFIPEIRFPADCVPESAIPRTDGISRTNEIEVHGVLDNLPAPVSRNTVMLERFGMMPEYYKTGNKYRGKDGSRVEGKSLSQEQALIMTRKLVARYLANSGFESGTAVSIDVLSEIIIKHICKLGRNLKLLTDSYRKQFSSIELLKMFLQTVGYSNIGPLMEITKMGSRVVNHPIHHDAQVLQSQNQNSLLHAQQLPRQFPPQMTLQNLTPQQQQLLQQQQWLRRNQMTSPRGPLMMADKNQPMVNVKTENNMDSQIDGLYGSLSRHQLHLRHQQLLQQQQQQLQQQQLQQQQQQQQLQQQHLQQQQQQQQLNQQQQQLNQQQQLQHQQQQQLNQQQQLQQQQLQHMTMPANQNAQLEQQLKQVPSMSAYGMRMPPVKVEAFHELVTGDSSLKHDNDPNKLSSPK